From the genome of Aspergillus fumigatus Af293 chromosome 1, whole genome shotgun sequence, one region includes:
- a CDS encoding mRNA splicing protein PRP18: protein MDFASLMAKEISKAKSSATPSSTSSGSEQKEPTQTSEKKYVRRAELEAARIAAYNAEQERLQREREERQAQKRKLEEEEAERRREREEKRRRLAEESRKRREQEEAAKERERRRRLGLPDLPPASEKDESTLGEEEVDIPDEELNQKLRDLKEPICLFGENHVARLRRYRRLVRRSMTPQPKVTDGPIPTTLEPVSEVDMKIPTTLPKDADGRKFLFRQLASYFNMVLLEWERALARRDASVKQSLTGRQAYNAMVQSRENLKPLFRKFEKNDIDDNLLEPIMEIVHKAQLRRYVDANDAYLRVSIGKAAWPIGVTMVGIHERSAREKLHQSDQQAHILSDEITRKFLQSIKRCLSFAQTRWPPDDQLQIMG from the exons ATGGATTTCGCATCTTTGATGGCCAAGGAAATCTCCAAGGCCAAATCTTCCGCGACGCCCagctcaacatcatcagGATCGGAGCAAAAAGAGCCCACCCAAACCTCAGAGAAGAAATACGTCCGCCGAGCCGAACTCGAAGCTGCCAGAATCGCTGCCTACAATGCAGAACAGGAGCGCCTACAACGCGAACGCGAGGAACGCCAGGCTCAGAAACGCAAActcgaagaggaagaagcagagcggCGACGCGAACGCGAGGAGAAAAGACGGCGATTAGCCGAGGAATCCCGGAAGAGGCGAGAGCAGGAGGAGGCAGCGAAGGAGCGAGAACGCAGGAGGAGACTGGGTCTGCCTGACCTGCCGCCCGCCAGCGAGAAGGACGAGTCGACTctcggagaggaggaggtggataTACCGGATGAGGAGCTGAACCAAAAACTTCGCGACCTCAAGGAGCCTATCTGTCTGTTTGGAGAGAATCATGTTGCCCGTCTGCGGCGTTACCGCCGTCTTGTCCGTCGGTCGATGACGCCTCAGCCAAAAGTGACGGACGGGCCTATCCCGACTACCCTGGAACCTGTATCGGAGGTGGACATGAAGATTCCAACCACCCTTCCTAAGGACGCAGATGGTCGCAAGTTCTTGTTCCGGCAGTTGGCCTCGTACTTCAAcatggtgctgctggagTGGGAGCGTGCTCTCGCCAGACGGGATGCATCGGTCAAGCAGAGTCTGACCGGTCGTCAGGCTTACAATGCGATGGTTCAGTCGAGGGAAAATTTGAAGCCACTCTTCCGGAAATTTGAGAAGAACGACATCGATGATAACCTGTTGGAGCCTATTATGGAGATCGTGCACAAGGCTCAGTTGCGGAGATATGTCGATGCCAATGACGCGTATCTACGCGTCAGTATCGGAAAAGC AGCTTGGCCTATTGGTGTGACTATGGTTGGTATCCACGAGCGATCAGCCCGAGAGAAGCTGCACCAGAGTGATCAACAGGCACACATCCTCAGTGATGAGATTACCAGAAAGTTTCTACAAAGTATCAAGCGCTGTTTGAGCTTTGCGCAGACACGCTGGCCTCCGGATGATCAACTGCAGATTATGGGCTAG
- a CDS encoding SAP18 family protein, with protein sequence MAAPRDALKPQIDRQKTTPFHLKLFYRVNSFHPLSDFAIPSSPSSYSGPTSGPNAIRARSPPPVRLPPHLEIYTWQSCTLRELTQLLTSALPSLLPDPAVGTRICFRLIYPDTKGATTMGGDARGRYLSKDVGSVVVGPKDSPYRGENDEENGGSAATGPRALRLQGNDADKTLQDFRFVIGDYVDCAILPPLEDGSVAPPLVTGRGSVSGPVGGGMRAFRDPGFGRPGRGRGDRGIPSGDWRRGERLPDGGGRNYGGGPGRRGWAPY encoded by the coding sequence ATGGCCGCACCTCGCGATGCGCTCAAGCCACAGATCGATCGTCAGAAGACCACACCTTTCCACCTGAAGCTCTTCTATCGCGTGAACTCCTTCCACCCTCTATCCGACTTTGCCATTCCCTCATCGCCATCTTCCTACAGTGGACCGACTAGCGGTCCTAATGCGATTCGAGCTCGGTCCCCTCCCCCAGTTCGACTCCCCCCGCATCTGGAGATCTACACCTGGCAGTCCTGCACCCTACGAGAATTAACCCAGCTCCTCACCTCGGCGTTGCCATCACTTCTTCCTGATCCCGCTGTCGGGACACGCATATGCTTCCGCCTGATCTACCCGGACACCAAGGGCGCCACGACAATGGGCGGCGACGCGCGAGGGCGATACCTGAGCAAGGACGTGGGGAGTGTGGTCGTTGGGCCGAAGGACAGTCCCTACCGGGGCGAGAATGACGAGGAGAATGGGGGCAGTGCTGCGACGGGGCCACGTGCGCTGCGGCTACAAGGTAACGATGCGGACAAGACGCTGCAGGACTTTCGTTTCGTGATTGGCGACTATGTGGATTGCGCGATCCTGCCGCCGTTGGAGGACGGCTCTGTTGCTCCGCCACTTGTTACGGGGCGGGGGTCGGTGAGCGGGCCCGTTGGAGGGGGTATGAGGGCGTTCCGTGATCCCGGGTTTGGACGGCCTGGTCGGGGGAGAGGTGATCGAGGGATACCATCTGGTGATTGGAGGCGTGGGGAGAGGCTACCGGATGGAGGAGGGCGCAATTATGGTGGGGGACCTGGGAGAAGGGGATGGGCGCCGTACTAG